The Pithys albifrons albifrons isolate INPA30051 chromosome 4, PitAlb_v1, whole genome shotgun sequence genome segment GTCAGAGTACACACCAATTGACAGCAATGTAGCCTTTCCTGTGAATTCCCACCGTGACAATGGTATGCCTTGGATAAGAGTAAGAGGTTGAAACTCAGCTTGAGTGCATCCCCTTCTTGTAGATGAGCTCTGGAATTTTAGCTTTGTTAAGCCATATAATCCATTCTTAGAAGGCTTTGTTTCAGTTTCGGCTAGTGTGTCTCTTGTTTTAGAGCAGTACTTAACCCTATTTTGCAGGAAGTGGGGAGGTCAACACAATGCTAAAATCAATTTGGTCATGTTTTGACTCATCCATGTATCCATTTAAAGCATGCTATGAAGGAATTGTAGTTTAATTTGCATAGCAGCTGAGGTAGATTGTTTTATTGCTTATATATGTTTTAGCTGCTTCCTGCCTTTACTTGCTACTTGTGTTAAAGACAATGTTGCATTAAAAGGGGCAGTGTTAGGTACAAGCTGATTTCTGCTCTTGACCTCAGTCAAGGATTGGTTCAAGGGTCTGTCAGTGTAGATATTGCTTCTGGTGCTGTCACATGAAaagggacagaaatgcaaagatttcttgtcccacctgtattaatatttttttaattggttatAAGTTTCCCCAGAATATCAAAGTCTTTTAAAGCCCCAAACAATCTGTCTGCATCTCACCTAAAGAGACTCTTTGCTTGACAGATTCACTGTGATGGACAATACTTTTGATGCCCTAATATGGGAACTGCACTTAATAGCAAGGGAGATCCTTCTCCATAAAGTTCTACAAGTTATGaggctgccagcacagaaacTAAATGGACTAACTAGCAGTTCATGAAATAACTTtgattaatacaagtatgtgacaacTACTCTAGGGTTTGCATTGCCAGTGATAACATTAACTGCATGATTGCACTTAACTAataacaaaaccccacaaaccagAAGTACACTCTACAAAACAGCCCAAGGACCTAAGCCTCAATACAAAACTCAAGCACACCCCCTCCATGACAGACCTATTTACAAAGACTATAACAAAATCTAAACACTTTTgttaacacaaagcaaaaaaaagaaagaatatagtTGCTTCCCACTAACACACATTTTAACTCACTAGGATAAGGAACTGCACACCTTAAAGCAAATCATGAACAAGGAGTTGGCAATAAAGTACATTCTAggataacaaaaaaataatataaagtaaGGTATATACCCAGTAAGTTACAAGGTGTAGGGCAAGGTAAAATTAGTATCAAAGTAGCAAAGTACAATTAGTAAAATAAGGTATCTATGGGGTAAAGGTTAAAGATGGTAATTTGTAAGGTATAAGGCATAGAAAAGCAGAGTAAGTGGTTGCTCACCCGTACAGAGTCTGACGGTGTCTGAGGAGATAGGACAGCTCGTTGGTTACCCCTGCAGAGATGATGGAACTTCTCCCCCAGTTTTGCTCATGTCcgatctctttttataccttttttaaCTTTGGCAGTTTGAGAGACTATAGTCAGTAGTAATTTTGGGGGTGTGATAGACAGATGATGCAGGCCTAAGGCTCAGCTCCCTGTGTAGGATGCTGCAAAGACAGGCTATGCtatttccataacactccattcttCATTGATCCTATCAGGCTGTTGTTGGGAAGTGTCCTCATTTTGTTGAGGCCTTTCAGGGAAGCTGCCTGGGGTCTCTTTGTCCCTTCTTGTGTAACCCATTGTCATCTGACGATGAGTTTCTGGGAACGCCCCCTCCAGGTGCTGAGGTGTTTCCTGTAACCCATCAGGATGGTCATCATGGCCTTGAATTGGTCTATCACCCTACAGGTGCTTACTCCAGAGCTAGAATAAAATTTAATCTTTCCTAGCAGACTTCAGCAAGATGTTGCTTAACTGGCGTCTTAAACATTTACTGTTTACTGCTTGTTCTTGCAGGTAAAATTACATGTGGTGAAAGGCTTGGTGAAAGGTTTGAGAATGGCCTGAGGATGACATTCACATCATGGGGGGCTTTCTGCGTCAGAAATCCACGTCCTGTTATCCTCTTCTCTGTGGTCTTCGTTGCAATGTGCTGCTCAGGCTTTGTATATATTAAAGCAACTACAAACCCTGTAGATCTCTGGTCAGCCCCAAGCAGCCAAGCTCGCAAGGAGAAGGAATACTTTGATACACACTTTGGGCCTTTCTTTCGTACTGAACAGCTTATTATTCAAGCACCAAACAGCCACCCAGACACCTATTCGCCTTACCCATCAGGAGATAATGTGCCTTTTGGGCCTCCACTCACCAAAGATATCCTCCATCAGGTAATTGGGACTTCCAAGAGCAAAGACCTAAGCATGCATAACTGATATACCATGTGGAGTTGGCTTCCATCTGCAATGCTATGTGTTCATCAAGATGTTTACTAGATATTCATATAAAAAATCTTAGCCTTAGTATAAAAGCTTTTTGATGGTAAAATTTCTGTTAGAGATCCTTACAAGCTAAGTCTCAGTAAGCATGTAATGTGCTTCTATTGATATATGCCATTGTCTCTGGGACGTTGCAGGAATATAGCATGTACTTAAATTCTGCCATGCAAGAGAAATGCTTTCTTGAGCTGCATTTAAactgtggtttggtttttttgaaggTACTGGATTTGCAGGATGCTATTGTCAACATAACTGCTTCTTTTGACAATGAGACTGTAATGCTGAAGGACATTTGTATGGCTCCTCTTGCTCCCTACAACAACAACTGCACTATACTGAGTGTACTTAACTACTTTCAAAACAGCCATTCTGTTCTAGATCACTCTGATGGGGATGAGTTCTATATCTATTCTGATTACCACACTCACTTCCTATACTGTGTTCGGTAAGCTGTACAATTACATGTTTTTCAAACTGTAGGCCAATTAAGCCTTTGTCTTGCTAGTTCTCACTGCCCCCCTGAACCTTTTCTTAGCCCTTTTTAAACTTGCAGTACTGTGTGAATTGCAGGTTAGTATAGATTGTTTGTCTTAGTACTTCAGTAGGAGTTTGATTTTAATCAAGCTGCCAGTTAAACTTGGTTTGGTGTGGACACTGACTCTGCTTTACCTTAAACATATTTTCAACACTTCTGAGGAGTTCTGTAACAGAAGACAGTTTCTAAGCTTTCACTTCAGTTTATAGTTCAGTTGGGTAGAAGCTACTCCTTGTCTTAAAAGCTGTAAGGCAGACACctttaaactgtatttaaatTCAAAGCAAAGGGTACAAGTGTATCATTAGCAGtcttatttaatgttttttctcttgattGTCAGTTATAACATGACAGCCTTTTACTTTTTTGTGCTGTGCCTCAGTTGTACACAATTATTGCTGTTGATCTCTTTAGGGCTCCAGCATCACTGAACGACACAACTGTGTTTCATGATCCTTGCTTAGGAACATTTGGTGGCCCTGTATTTCCATGGCTGGTGTTGGGAGGATATGATGGTAGGTAAAAAACCAGTATTGCAGTTTGTCTTCAGCGTGCATACTTGTGTACTGTCTTTGTTGCTAAAGGTGCACTCTCATTTAACACAGATGTTTAAATGCACTCCAGAGAAACTGGAGTTTTGTTCAACTTTTGGTAAGTAAGGGTGTTTTAAGTGAGTTTTCAGTAGATCGGTGCTGAGATTGGAGGCAGACTGCTCTGGAAGTGCAAAATTGAAACAATCTGTAACTGAAGTATGCTGGTCAGCAGGACAAATGTTCAGTCTGCTTTGGGCCTGCTAAAGGATCTCTAATTTCTGGAGGCTAGACAAAGACATGAAGTAGCTCAAATTCACATGCTGGGATGTACATATATTTTGCTTTGAGTTGCAATAGTTTTGTCACTGATCTGACCAAGTGGTTAAGAATAGATTAAGATGTTCACAAAGGAAGTTATTCCATAATTACTCTGCAGCCAGAATTTTGTTCAAGCAATTAATCTAATTAAATGTAACTTGGTAGTTATCTAAAACAGTGCTTCAAGGTAAGCACTTCTTGATTAGACTGTAGGGGTTTTGTACTTGCTTTGACTAAAATGTAAGTATCCAAGAAGTACAGTGTTTAGAAACCTACATCATATTCCTCATTAGATGGGAAGTCATAAGCACCGGTTATGACTTCCTTGCCTAACCATGGAACAATTTAATGCCTGGGTGTCATGAGCATGGTAAATAATGAATAACTACTTTTGAAGTCAATCTGGAGTACTTATCAGCTTCTGTTCTTGTTTCAGTAGTGTGTTTGAGAACTCAGTGTTGTTAAATGGAGTTGTAGGGATGGTATTGATTTGGACAATGCTAATTTTAAACTTGCTTGTATCTCCTGTACAAGAATGTAAGCTCTATTTCTTCATGCCAAACAATTTTCCCCCCTCCATAGATGATAACTACAATAATGCTACAGCTCTTGTGATTACTTTTCCTATCAACAACTACTACAATGACTCAAGAAAACTAATGAAAGCCTTGGCATGGGAAAAAGAGTAAGTAGTCTTCCTGTATTCTGAAATGCATGTTACTTAAAGCAGCTTTAAATGTACATACATGAAAAATACCTTTACTGTACTGACAGTTTTTTAGTATAACTACAGGAATGTTTTGAAAGGAGCAAAACTGATTAAAACCAGACTATGCTACTCGTAGGACCTTCACTTTATCTGGCACGCCTCGTTTGTTTTGAGTACATAGGTTCTAGTCCTGTTAGTGATCATCTAGCCCAGTAGTACTTGCTGTTAAGTAACATTAGAaaggattttatattttttattgtgGCTAGAATTACATAGGTGGACTCTTTAATCTACTGGACCATTAACCATGAGTGGAAAGGTCAGTGTGATCTTGTAATTcttaacatttaatttcttaaaatgtcATCCAGATGAGCATCTAAAGCTTTCAtccccttcaccatcttcaagAGGTGATGTTGGCTCACACTGGCTAGCAGTTCAGATAAAAACTACTGGACTAGAAAGTTTGAGACAAAGTAAAAGCATGACAAGAATCAGCCTGTGTCACAAGCACCTCTCAAGTTGGGGAACTGAAACAAGGGCTAATAAATTGTTCCAGTACTGTAAGCAAGCTGCAGTCATCTTTCATGTGTGTACTCCTAGGTTTAGCTTTGAGGAAAATTGCATTTACTATTTGAAAAAGCTTATGCAAGATACCTATTTGTCATCAGGTTCTGGAGAGAACATGGAAAGTGTTTCAGCATAGTGTATTTCTAGTGCTTGGAGTAGAGCTCTATGTATATGTAGCCAGCAcctctcttttaaaaatgaagatggTCCCTCAAAGTACTGTCTGGCCACAGTGCACTCTTGTACCAGATGATGTAAATTTGCCATCAGCTGGCTTCCAAGTTTTTCTAATAGAAGATGTTTTATCCTTTTAAGTGTGACTGAcctcttggatttttttttagatttattGACTTTTTGAAGAACTACAATAATTCAAACTTAACTATATCATTTTCTGCTGAACGGAGTATTGAAGATGAAATCAACCGCGAAAGCAACAGTGATATTAGTGTTGTGTTGATAAGCTATCTTGTCATGTTTGTGTACATCTCCATAGCTTTGGGACATATCCAGAGCTGTAGAAGACTGCTGGTATGTGTATAGTTTTCATTCCTATAAAGACTGAAGCTATAGCTTGCTGGTAGCTTCaagtgatttaaatatttttgcagaatGCGTATGTTCAATTTTGTATTGGAGTAGTGAGTCCTTCTTGGGCAGGACTTACAAGGAACATTGTTCTTGTCATACTTGTTAGTTCATGTGTTCTTTGTAGTCTCAACTATGTATTTGCACTTGAGATGCAGTTTACTTTAGCTTTAAGACTTGTAACTTtaaggtggattttttttaaatatctgcaTCTTCAAAAGAACCAGAAAAGTAACTTTGCTACTAATTACACTAACCGTAAGAATATGGCTTTTAGCTTTGCTATAATCTGATCTTTGTGATGATGGCTGTTTGGTTGACAATCAGTACAACTCTTTTAGGTGGATTCGAAGATCTCTCTGGGCATTGCAGGCATCCTGATTGTATTGAGCTCAGTAGCATGTTCTATAGGCATTTTCAGCTACTTTGGAATCCCAGTGACACTGATCGTGATAGAAGTAATTCCTTTCTTGGTGCTGGCTATTGGAGTGGACAACATCTTCATTATAGTTCAGACACTAcaggtatttattttttcattctaaaaGTGCCTGGTTTTTTTAAGGGCTGTAAACTTGGAGCAGAAAGTCTTCTGCATTCCAGTGTTCAGCTCAATCTGAGCCGATCTGGACTCTTACAGGGTATCTAGGGACTTTGAAGAAAGACAAGATTCTGTGTACATTTTACCTTCACAAAAATCAGCTTAAAAGTCTCTGCCTTTTCATACTGCTGGTTGATACCAAAATAGCTGTAGGATTCAACTGCTATTTTGATTATTTGTAATTTTAGCATAGTGTGAGCAGTACTCATGAACCAAATTACATTCTACAGAGTTTCAACACTAAGTGTTAGTGGGTAATCAGCTTTCTAATTTGATGAGTTCAATAACCCACTGAAACTGGCACTGCCTCTGGCAAGTGTGTAGTTTTGGATGAATTACTGAACTTAGTATTATATTTTGAATTTGAAGCAAGACAACAGAATGCTTGTGCTACTTTTGTTTTAGAGAATCTCAGCTGTTTATCTAATTCTTGTTAATGCAGTGACAACAATAAAAGAGTTTCAGATATTTAAaagtttgggcttttttaaaagCCATACGAAGAAGCTTTCTAACTTGCATGATTCCTAATTCTAATCAGCTATTGCCTTAAAACAGAGAGATGAGCGCCTTCAGGGTGAAACTCTGGATAAACAGATTGGGAGAGTCTTGGGAGATGTGGCACCCAGTATGTTTCTCTCATCTTTTTCGGAGACTGTGGCATTCTTTCTTGGTAAGCTTTCTTTAATATTTGAAGATAAGGGCTTTACACCTGTATGTTGCAAGAGCAAATGTAAACTAAAGTACTGACAAGTCTAAATTCAACCTTAGTAATAGGTCAAATGTCAGGGTGTATGCACTCCTGTGTTGCATTTAGTCATCTTTCCACTGCTTGGAGAAATGCTCCTGTGACAAAGTATGTTTGAGGTTCACTTTACAGTATGTGTTAGAGGTATAACAGCTTTTGTTGCCCTACAAGTATAATTTAGCCTTCTTTCATAGTGGACTTGTTTACCTGGAGTGTAATTTGTCATCGGTCCAACTTGCATTGGAGTGGCTTAATACTGGAGCAAGGTATTGCATGACAGCACTCCTTAACTGCCCTCTTACACAGCTTGCATGTAATTTTGGAGTTGAGAAATGTCTTAAAACTGGTCCAATCCTTTGCACAACCTTAATGCTGTTAAACAGGTCAAAGACAGGAGTTGTAGCCAGGCTTATGTCAGatgttttctttgctctgaAAAGCAAGGCTCTCTGTCCTGCTATAAGGCCAGTACTTAAACTGGGTATTTGTCTAGAAAATGCTCATGTGTTTCTAAGAGAAGGGAGCTTGCTTAACAAACTGGGTCACTTCCTTCAGGGACACTGTCTACGATGCCAGCAGTTCGCACATTCTCCCTTTTTGCTGGAATGGCTGTGCTCATAGACTTTATGCTTCAAGTTACTTGCTTTATAAGTCTCCTGGGCTTGGATGTTAAGCGTCAAGAGGTGAGTATAAATGCACCTGTAACTGCAGTGTAATGGGTATGATGATATCCACAGAAATGCACTAAATCTGGCATTTAATCCATTTTCAGGGAAATAGACTGGATATTCTGTgttgcatcaaaagcagtgaaGAAACGGGTGGAGTCCAGCATTCTGAGAGCAtgttatttctgttcttcaaaaatgtattttctccaTATCTGCTTAAAGATTGGATGAGACCAATAGTAGTATGTATACTTTGTTTCAAGTAAGCAGTCATCTAAATGAGCAAAAGTATAGTGGTCCTGAAGGGCTAAGTAGGGAAGACAAATCTTCAATACAATGAAACAAATAAAGCTTCAGGTATTTTTGCTTTCAGCATTAGTAGAGAAATAAGCTTTTGTAACTGCAAGAGTATTTCAGTAAATGGAGGCTTGATCATGGATTGCCCAAAGCCCAGGTTTAGGAGTTGTGTTACTGGCAAGCAAATTACTTTAGGCCTATATGAAAAAACTAGCACACATTGGCTATTTCACTTCATTAATCTAGAATGTTGTTGCTGAATCTGTGATTCAGTTTGAGATTACTGTGCCTATTTACAGAAGATGTTTGGTGTATGTTTCACTGCTTATTTCTAAGGATAAATTTCGTTGTGGTTCCAAAGGGAACTCTGAGTAGCTAGGTTTTACTGCTTGTAAATTCTAGTACTAAGCACTTAGTATGTTGTGCTCAGCCTGGCTAGCATACTTAAGGTGGAGCCTCTTTGCATGGTTCCTATTAGCTTAGCAAGTGACTCCTATTGCTTGTTGTTTCTGTGCAGTTCTCACTTCCATGGATTTGCTTTTTTGCAGATAGCAGTGTTTGTGGGTATCCTGTCATTCAGTACAGCAGTTATGCACAATGTAGAGATTGGACTGGATCAGTCTCTCTCAATGCCAGATGTAAGTCTTATGATCATGTCACTGTTCAGCAGTTTATGGCTGAATTGAAAACACTGACACCTTATTGTGCTCCCTCAACATTATATAATAACTCAAAGCTTTCCCTTTAAGGACTCCTATGTAATAGATTACTTCAGCCACCTCAGCAAGTACCTCCACGCAGGCCCCCCTGTCTACTTTGTCCTAGAAGAAGGACACAACTACACCTCTTTGGAAGGGCAGAACATGGTGTGTGGTGGAATGGGATGTAACAATGATTCACTTGTCCAGCAAGTCTTCAATGCTGCAGAAATTGGTAGCTAGTAAGTCTTTCATGCCTGTCTCTGCATAGTTGTGTGGGAAAGATGTAGCTGATCAGTCTGTCcttttgatttatttcaggCTCAGGTGTTGGTTGTACAACTGACACGCTATCGTACTTGCTTTATACTGTGGttttgggagggaggggagtggAAAAAGCTGTGGCAATCTTCTAGAGTTAGCTGAGCATTATAGTTCTTGGATGGGGTACTGGAGCATGGAACTATAATGGACAGCTAAGTAGCCTGGACAAGAATGAGTTGACATGGCATAAGTTGGCACTGGAGAGATCAAGTGATATGTTCtggaatgaaatataaaattactgATGATAGATAtgttgcattatttttattagcaCAAGGATAGGCTATGCCCCATCTTCCTGGATTGATGACTACTTTGACTGGGTGAAGCCACAGTCATCCTGTTGCAGAGTCTACAAGACCACTGGACAGTTTTGCAATGCTTCAGGTATTAGCATCCATCTCGTTCCTAGGGGATTATCTTGGTTTATAAACTACACAGCCGAAACCCTTTATCGTGCTGTGAGTCAGGTGAACAACTTTTCTTACCGTAAGCTGGCACCTCTTGAGTTACCGTCTAACTTATTTGAACTGCTGTTTGTGTGAACTTTAATATTCTACTGGAATGCTATAGGCTGATGACAGCCTACTTAGACAACCAATGTAACTTGCGATAAAAGCTTTGTTCCTTCTGCTAGTTTCATTAGAGCCCACAAACTTAGTGCTCTGGTTCTGTTCAGGTCCTTCAGTTTGGTGTAACTTTCATCAGATCTAATGCAGATAGTGCACAAGTAACAGAGTTCTGTTGGCCCTTGCCTTAGTAGtaataagtaaaaataaaggaCTCCAGGTCCTATACAGAATTTTAGGGCTGATCAGTTAGTTGATCAGtaaaagtgtttttttaatggcatCGTATCCTGTAGTACTGCCAGTAAGAAGTTCCTAGTGTTAGGACAAATACTTGATCCTGTAGCTGACAGTCTCCCTGTATTTCTTCAGTCACTGATCCATCCTGCACTCGTTGTCGACCACTGACTCAAGAAGGCAAGCAGAGACCACAAGGCAAAGATTTCATGACCTTTTTGCCAATGTTCCTATCAGACAACCCTAATCCTCAGTGTGGCAAAGGGTAAGAGCCTTATTTTATAGATCTTGCTTAGATCAAATGTGTCAAAGATACTTGCTCTAGATTTTATGTCTGCAATATTAGGTATCTAGTATTCTACTAAAAGGCCTACAAACATTGACATCTCACCTGTTCTGTagtattttctgaaacaaaactggaaaaacaaatacatcATCAACTAAATGGAATGTACAAAGAGAAACAACATCTATCATCAGTCTACTCTATATTCTGTGCAATCTTGTAATGCTCTGAAGCTTTTATAGTTTTGGAAACTGCTAGAAACAACTAACAGATGTTAGTCCCCTGAAGGTCACCTATAAGAGAGCTGGGGGAGGACTATTTACTAGGGTGCGTAGGgatagaacaagggggaatggcatTAAGTTGTGCCTCATCACTGGAAAGGTTCAAGGCCAGAATGGATGGGGTGTGAACAAccttggtctagtggaaggtgttcctgcccatggtggggttGAAATCAGATGATCATTATgatccctttcaacccaaactgtttTATGGTTCTATAAGATTATGAGTTATAAAAGCTAATAAACTTGAATGGTGCTGACACTGACATCTCATATGTCACTATGTTTATATAGAGGACATGCTGCATATAACTCTGCTGTCAACTTTATAAACAACAAATCTGATGTTGGAGCTACTTATTTTATGACTTACCATACTGTACTGAAAACATCATCTGATTTTATTGATGCTATGAGGAAAGCTCGGATTATAGCAGACAACATTACTGAGACCATGGGCATCAAAGAGAAGAACTACCGGGTGTTTCCTTACAGGTACGGTTAGATCTTTCTTGCCTTGGTGACAAATACTTGAGCAACTGAGAAAAGGTGCTGGCTAATAACATATTAGAGTATTGAATTTTGTCTAACAGAAGGTAATGCAGAGATTCTGGAATTTCTGGTAAAACCAGAAAGATGCATTTTATATCCATATCACTGACTTCTTTTTACTGTG includes the following:
- the NPC1 gene encoding NPC intracellular cholesterol transporter 1, producing MPREAVPGQAVPGAGQRSRLAAGIGRGRPFAPRRGRATARAGEGGLSGPALARLSPCFSRRSFAASRCCCREPPPARRAPAMGTPQGSPGRGGLGLLLLLLLSPVQVLPETCVWYGECGVASGDKRYNCAYDGPPRALPEDGYDLMQELCPGFFFGNVSTCCDVRQLQTLKNNLQLPLQFLSRCPSCFYNLMNLFCELTCSPDQSDFLNVTSTIPYYDPVLKENKSSITELQYFIGESFANAMYNACKDVEAPSSNVKALGLLCGKDVKDCNATNWIEYMFSKDNGQTPFSIIPVFSDVPVHGMNPMNNATKGCNEPVDDSTGPCSCQDCSIVCGPKPQPPPLPPPWLLFGLDAVYVIMWISYMGFLLIFFALVFGVWCYRRRHFVSEYTPIDSNVAFPVNSHRDNGKITCGERLGERFENGLRMTFTSWGAFCVRNPRPVILFSVVFVAMCCSGFVYIKATTNPVDLWSAPSSQARKEKEYFDTHFGPFFRTEQLIIQAPNSHPDTYSPYPSGDNVPFGPPLTKDILHQVLDLQDAIVNITASFDNETVMLKDICMAPLAPYNNNCTILSVLNYFQNSHSVLDHSDGDEFYIYSDYHTHFLYCVRAPASLNDTTVFHDPCLGTFGGPVFPWLVLGGYDDDNYNNATALVITFPINNYYNDSRKLMKALAWEKEFIDFLKNYNNSNLTISFSAERSIEDEINRESNSDISVVLISYLVMFVYISIALGHIQSCRRLLVDSKISLGIAGILIVLSSVACSIGIFSYFGIPVTLIVIEVIPFLVLAIGVDNIFIIVQTLQRDERLQGETLDKQIGRVLGDVAPSMFLSSFSETVAFFLGTLSTMPAVRTFSLFAGMAVLIDFMLQVTCFISLLGLDVKRQEGNRLDILCCIKSSEETGGVQHSESMLFLFFKNVFSPYLLKDWMRPIVIAVFVGILSFSTAVMHNVEIGLDQSLSMPDDSYVIDYFSHLSKYLHAGPPVYFVLEEGHNYTSLEGQNMVCGGMGCNNDSLVQQVFNAAEIGSYTRIGYAPSSWIDDYFDWVKPQSSCCRVYKTTGQFCNASVTDPSCTRCRPLTQEGKQRPQGKDFMTFLPMFLSDNPNPQCGKGGHAAYNSAVNFINNKSDVGATYFMTYHTVLKTSSDFIDAMRKARIIADNITETMGIKEKNYRVFPYSVFYVFYEQYLTIVHDAIFNLCISLGSIFLVTTVLLGFEVWAAVVVSVTIAMIIINMFGVMWLWGISLNAVSLVNLVMSCGIAVEFCSHVTRAFTVSTKGSRVERAEEALSHMGSSVFSGITLTKFGGIVVLSFSKSQIFKIFYFRMYLAMVVLGATHGLIFLPVLLSYIGPSVNKAKIRAAQERTRGTERERLLYF